A stretch of the Panicum virgatum strain AP13 chromosome 9N, P.virgatum_v5, whole genome shotgun sequence genome encodes the following:
- the LOC120687811 gene encoding annexin D4-like, with translation MPQQVLAQAASSNSSSPPASPQPPRPRQQAARKQEKEPQQRETREAAAAAAMAAADEHQDLTRAFAGMGGLGVDEAALVAALGRWRRQPERRAQFRRGFPGFFSASAGAGAGIERCEDEYLRHLEDEFARFRDAAVLWALHPWERDARWAHHAMHGAAAHPRGVLVEVACTRAADDLLGARRAYQALHHRSLEEDVAYRVKDATASLLVGLVTAYRYEGARVSEELAAEEAKALAAAVKAAPAARLVQNEQVVRILATRSKPQLRATFKIYKELHGKPLEEDFSGEPCLQEAVRCLDSPPKYFAEVIGRAFRDDADRHAKTALTRVVVSRADADMEEIKDAYAKQHGAKLADAVARNTHGHYKDALLAMIGK, from the exons ATGCCGCAGCAGGTCCTCGCGCAAGCcgccagcagcaacagcagctcgccgccggcgtcgccccaGCCGCCGCGTCCCAGGCAGCAGGCGGCGAGGAAGCAGGAGAAGGAGCCGCAGCAGCGGGAGaccagggaggcggcggcggcggcggccatggccgccgccgacgagcaccAGGACCTCACCAGGGCCTTCGCAG GCATGGGCGGGCTGGGCGTGGAcgaggcggcgctggtggcggcgctggggcggtggcggcggcagccggagcGGCGGGCGCAGTTCCGCCGCGGCTTCCCGGGCTTCTTCTCCgcgagcgccggcgccggcgccgggatcGAGCGGTGCGAGGACGAGTACCTGCGGCACCTCGAGGACGAGTTCGCGCGCTTCCGGGACGCCGCGGTGCTGTGGGCGCTGCACCCCTGGGAGCGCGACGCGCGGTGGGCGCACCACGCCAtgcacggggcggcggcgcacccgcGGGGGGTCCTCGTCGAGGTCGCCTgcacccgcgccgccgacgACCTGCTCGGCGCCCGCCGCGCGTACCAGGCGCTCCACCACCGCTCCCTCGAGGAGGACGTCGCCTACCGCGTCAAGGACGCCACCGCCAGC CTGCTGGTTGGGCTGGTGACCGCGTACCGTTACGAGGGCGCGCGCGTGAGCGAAGAGCTGGCAGCGGAGGAGGCCAAGGCGCTGGCGGCCGCCGTcaaggccgcgccggcggcgaggctggtGCAGAACGAGCAGGTGGTGAGGATTCTCGCCACCAGGAGCAAGCCCCAGCTCAGGGCCACCTTCAAGATCTACAAGGAGCTCCATGGCAAACCACTAGAAGAG GATTTCTCCGGCGAGCCGTGCCTGCAAGAGGCCGTGAGGTGCCTGGACTCGCCGCCCAAGTACTTCGCCGAGGTGATCGGCAGGGCGTTCAGGGACGACGCGGACAGGCATGCCAAGACGGCGCTCACCCGCGTCGTGGTGTCCCGCGCCGACGCAGACATGGAGGAGATCAAGGACGCCTACGCCAAGCAACACGGGGCTAAGCTCGCCGACGCGGTGGCCAGGAACACCCACGGCCACTACAAGGACGCGCTGCTCGCCATGATCGGCAAGTGA
- the LOC120687812 gene encoding mitochondrial fission 1 protein A-like: protein MDAFMDSVGSIFRGGDVLPWCDRDIIAGFEREIAEAANEEQKNDSLMRLSWALVHSRQPEDVNRGIGMLQASLDRPSSPLQTREKLYLLAVGHYRTGDYTRSRQLLERCLEIQPDWRQALTLQRLVEEKTRRDGMIGMAIITGAFGLVGLVAGGIIAAASSSSSSRKK, encoded by the exons ATGGACGCGTTCAtggactcggtgggctccatcttccgcggcggcgacgtcctTCCCTGGTGCGACCGCGACATCATCGCC GGTTTTGAGAGGGAGATTGCTGAGGCAGCAAATGAAGAACAGAAAAATGACAGCCTTATGAGGCTTTCCTGGGCGCTGGTTCACTCTAGACAGCCTGAAGATGTCAACCGGGGCATCGGGATGCTTCAAG CTTCATTGGACAGGCCTAGTAGCCCGCTGCAAACAAGGGAGAAGCTCTATTTGTTGGCTGTTGGACACTACAGAACTGGGGATTATACAAGAAGCCGGCAGCTTTTGGAAAGATGCTTAGAG ATTCAACCTGACTGGAGGCAAGCCCTGACTTTGCAAAGGCTCGTTGAAGAAAAAACCAGAAGAG ATGGTATGATTGGCATGGCTATCATCACTGGCGCCTTTGGACTTGTGGGACTTGTTGCTGGTGGTATAATTGCTGCTGCCTCGTCGTCATCCTCATCCAGGAAGAAATGA
- the LOC120687810 gene encoding annexin D3-like has product MAPVADAAAVPSPAQAAAAAADAEGLRKAVQGWGTDERALIEILGRRTAAQRAEVRRAYAGLYRESLLDRLRSELSGDFRTAMVLWAMDPAERGARLANDALAAAKRAISDQHAWALVEVACASAPDHLVAVRRAYRSLFGCSLEEDAAACPALQDPLRKLLVSLVRSYRCEAEIVDEDVAGLEAAQLAEAIRRRKQPHGDEVIRIVSTRSKHQLRATFRRYEQEHGAGIDEDIAKHSSSHFAKIFRSAVWCLTSPEKHFAEAIRYSILGFGTDEGTLTRAIVSGAEIGMERIKEEYKARFKTTVTSDVVGDTSGYYKDFLLTLVGSED; this is encoded by the exons atggcgccagtcgccgacgccgccgccgtcccgagcCCCGCGCaggcagcggccgcggcggcggacgccgAGGGCCTCCGGAAGGCCGTGCAAG GGTGGGGCACGGACGAGCGGGCGCTGATCGAGATCCTCGGCCGGCGGACGGCCGCGCAGCGCGCCGAGGTGCGCCGCGCCTACGCGGGGCTCTACCGGGAGTCCCTCCTCGACCGCCTCCGCTCCGAGCTCTCCGGCGACTTCCGG ACCGCCATGGTGCTGTGGGCGATGGACCCGGCGGAGCGGGGCGCGCGGCTGGCCAAcgacgcgctcgccgccgccaagagAGCCATCAGCGACCAGCACGCCTGGGCGCTGGTCGAGGTCGCCTGCGCCTCCGCGCCGGACCACCtcgtcgccgtccgccgcgcgTACCGCTCCCTCTTCGGCTGCTCGCTcgaggaggacgccgccgcctgcccggcGCTCCAGGACCCGCTCAGGAAG CTGCTGGTGAGCCTGGTGCGGTCGTACCGCTGCGAGGCAGAGAtcgtcgacgaggacgtcgcgGGGCTGGAGGCGGCGCAGCTGGCCGAGGCCATCAGGAGGAGGAAGCAGCCGCACGGCGACGAGGTGATACGGATCGTCAGCACGAGGAGCAAGCACCAGCTGCGGGCCACGTTCCGGCGGTACGAGCAAGAGCACGGCGCCGGCATCGACGAG GACATCGCCAAGCATAGCAGCAGCCATTTCGCCAAGATCTTCAGGAGCGCCGTCTGGTGCCTGACGTCGCCGGAGAAGCACTTTGCAGAG GCTATCAGATACTCCATCTTAGGATTTGGAACGGACGAGGGGACTCTTACCAGGGCGATCGTGTCCGGGGCCGAGATCGGCATGGAGAGGATCAAAGAGGAGTACAAGGCCAGGTTCAAGACCACGGTGACCAGCGATGTCGTCGGCGACACCTCCGGGTATTACAAGGACTTCTTGCTGACCTTGGTGGGGAGTGAAGATTAG